The following proteins are co-located in the Paludibaculum fermentans genome:
- a CDS encoding PadR family transcriptional regulator, with translation MPPTTNLLQGTLDLLILRSLLTAELHGLGISRRIEQMTGGTFQVKPGSLFPALHRMEEAGWLKSSWGESESNRRARYYQMTAAGRRHLKLETEEWQRISLAMAQALATS, from the coding sequence ATGCCGCCCACTACCAACCTCCTACAGGGGACTCTCGACCTTCTGATCCTGCGTTCGCTACTCACGGCCGAACTGCACGGACTCGGCATCTCCCGCCGCATCGAACAGATGACCGGCGGCACGTTCCAGGTGAAGCCCGGCTCTTTGTTCCCCGCGCTGCATCGTATGGAGGAGGCTGGCTGGTTGAAGTCCTCATGGGGCGAGTCGGAGTCAAACCGCCGCGCCCGCTACTACCAGATGACCGCCGCCGGCCGCCGGCACCTCAAGTTGGAAACAGAGGAATGGCAGCGGATCTCGCTCGCCATGGCGCAGGCGTTAGCCACCTCCTGA
- a CDS encoding ABC transporter permease has translation MSLLSRLSAWKRNLLHKSQVEQSLDEELTAFVDLLTEEKQRAGMEPREARRAALLEVGGLDQVKEECRDSRALHWLDVLHQDLRYGLRLLLRNPGFAATVVVTLGLGIGATTSIFSVVHATLLRPLPYSHPETLIYIKQNLGGYGPMPFSFQKEFTAWRDRNHSLSQIAAYIGTRVNVVGVGEAQRMNCGIGTASFFQLLGTRPEAGRLFVPDEDRPGGAPVALLSYAVWRGRFGGDPAAVGRTLTVDGKRFTIAGILPASFRVPDRYGFEYEIWLPFSASIQPEGAPPYMLRVVGRLAPGVTVLAAQAEMDSILQTTLRRPRKINALLVPWQQEIAGGVRTSLLVFLGAVGFLLLIACVNVAILLLSRAAVREREVAVRMALGAPRSRIIRQLLTESMMMALSGAALGLAFAYWGKDLLVNFLSKNLPAMYPVQLDDRVLAFTLGLAVATGLFFGLAPALQTVRMRDKGGLRESARGASESRAHHGFRNILIVTQVATAITLTIGAGLLVKSFLRLHGLDMGFRSDRILTLTVNLTPADYPDAARQTQFFQRALQNIQGLGGVESAAANYCLPLGDTRWSVSKFKLEGRPEPVDSSDLEVISTGYFHTMQIPWKAGRDFNQQDRAGNPAVAIVNETFARRFCPEGRCLGRRVEHWKDPNQWMTIVGVAGDTRASMERPVEPVLFIPYLQGEAPSMTFAIRTAGEPMSMAAAVRAQLAAIDRNQPPSDVMSLDDLRGNWIASRRASMLLLAAFALLALVLGCIGIYGVVAYNANRRTHEIGIRMALGARESDVLTLITRQTLALIAAGELAGLGAALALNRVLTTLVVEVPTTDLFTYISACLLWTTVALLACYVPARRGARVEPMMALHCE, from the coding sequence ATGTCACTGCTAAGCCGGCTGTCCGCCTGGAAACGGAATCTCCTCCACAAGAGCCAGGTGGAACAATCTCTCGACGAAGAGCTGACCGCCTTTGTGGACTTGCTCACTGAAGAGAAGCAGAGGGCCGGAATGGAGCCGCGGGAGGCGCGGCGGGCGGCGCTCCTGGAGGTGGGCGGCCTCGACCAGGTGAAAGAAGAGTGCCGCGACAGCCGCGCGCTGCACTGGTTGGACGTGCTGCACCAGGACCTGCGCTACGGCCTGCGGCTGCTGCTGCGCAATCCGGGCTTCGCCGCTACGGTCGTCGTCACGCTCGGCTTGGGTATCGGCGCCACCACCTCGATCTTCAGCGTAGTGCACGCCACGCTGTTGCGGCCATTGCCCTACAGCCACCCCGAGACTCTCATCTATATCAAGCAGAATCTGGGCGGCTACGGCCCCATGCCGTTCTCGTTTCAAAAAGAGTTCACCGCCTGGCGCGACCGCAATCACAGCCTCAGCCAGATCGCCGCCTACATCGGCACCCGCGTCAACGTGGTCGGCGTGGGCGAGGCGCAGCGAATGAACTGCGGAATTGGCACCGCGTCGTTCTTCCAACTGCTGGGCACCCGGCCGGAGGCGGGGCGTCTCTTCGTGCCGGACGAGGATAGGCCGGGTGGGGCTCCAGTGGCGCTGCTGAGCTATGCGGTCTGGCGCGGCCGGTTTGGCGGAGATCCCGCCGCGGTGGGCCGCACGCTCACCGTGGACGGCAAGCGGTTTACCATCGCCGGTATCCTGCCCGCCTCCTTCCGGGTCCCGGATCGCTACGGCTTCGAGTACGAGATCTGGCTGCCCTTCTCCGCCAGCATTCAGCCCGAAGGCGCGCCGCCCTATATGCTGCGCGTCGTGGGCAGGCTGGCGCCCGGAGTCACCGTCTTGGCCGCCCAGGCTGAGATGGATTCCATCCTGCAGACCACGTTGCGGCGGCCGCGCAAGATCAATGCCTTACTGGTTCCGTGGCAGCAGGAGATCGCCGGAGGCGTTCGCACGTCGTTGCTGGTCTTTCTGGGCGCTGTCGGATTCCTGCTACTGATTGCCTGTGTGAATGTCGCCATCCTGCTACTCTCCCGGGCAGCGGTGCGGGAACGCGAAGTGGCCGTCCGCATGGCGCTGGGGGCTCCTCGCTCGCGCATCATCCGGCAATTGCTGACCGAGAGCATGATGATGGCCCTTTCCGGCGCGGCCTTAGGTCTCGCGTTCGCATATTGGGGCAAGGACCTGCTCGTCAATTTCCTCTCGAAGAACCTGCCTGCGATGTACCCGGTTCAACTCGACGACCGCGTGCTCGCCTTCACCCTCGGCCTGGCCGTCGCCACCGGCCTCTTCTTCGGACTGGCGCCGGCGCTGCAAACAGTCAGGATGCGAGATAAGGGCGGGCTTCGCGAATCGGCCCGCGGCGCCAGTGAGAGCCGCGCACACCACGGCTTCCGGAACATCCTGATCGTCACCCAAGTTGCGACCGCGATTACGCTGACCATCGGCGCCGGGCTTCTCGTGAAGAGCTTCCTGCGGCTGCACGGATTGGACATGGGCTTCCGTTCCGACCGGATACTGACGCTGACCGTAAATCTCACCCCTGCCGATTACCCGGATGCGGCGCGTCAAACGCAGTTCTTTCAACGCGCGCTGCAGAACATCCAGGGGTTGGGCGGGGTCGAATCGGCCGCTGCCAACTACTGCCTCCCCCTGGGTGATACACGCTGGAGCGTCAGCAAGTTCAAACTGGAGGGCCGGCCGGAACCGGTGGATTCCTCCGACCTGGAAGTCATCAGCACGGGTTACTTCCATACCATGCAGATCCCCTGGAAAGCAGGACGCGACTTCAACCAGCAGGACAGGGCCGGAAACCCAGCGGTGGCTATTGTGAACGAAACCTTCGCGCGGCGCTTCTGCCCCGAGGGCCGGTGCCTGGGCCGCCGTGTGGAGCATTGGAAGGATCCGAATCAATGGATGACCATCGTTGGCGTCGCCGGCGATACGCGCGCGTCCATGGAACGTCCGGTGGAACCCGTGCTGTTCATCCCCTATCTTCAGGGGGAGGCGCCCTCCATGACGTTTGCCATTCGAACAGCCGGCGAGCCGATGAGCATGGCCGCCGCCGTCCGGGCACAACTTGCCGCCATCGATCGCAATCAGCCGCCCAGCGACGTCATGAGCCTGGATGATCTGCGCGGCAACTGGATTGCCAGCCGGCGGGCGAGTATGCTGCTGCTGGCCGCTTTCGCGCTGCTCGCGCTGGTGCTCGGCTGCATCGGCATTTATGGCGTGGTGGCCTATAACGCGAACCGCCGTACACACGAAATCGGCATCAGGATGGCTCTGGGCGCCAGGGAGAGCGACGTGCTGACTCTCATCACGCGCCAGACCCTGGCGTTGATCGCCGCGGGTGAGTTGGCCGGACTCGGCGCCGCGCTGGCCCTGAACCGCGTGCTCACGACCCTAGTGGTCGAGGTTCCCACCACCGACCTGTTCACTTACATCAGCGCCTGCCTGCTCTGGACCACCGTGGCCCTGCTCGCCTGCTATGTGCCGGCGCGCCGCGGCGCTCGAGTCGAGCCGATGATGGCGCTGCATTGCGAATAG
- a CDS encoding DinB family protein: MLHVSASDRLFIEFSAKKLRQFLSRIHVCLEKLTDDQIWIRTGDASNSTGNLCLHLSGNVRQWILHGIDGQEDQRQRDAEFVARGGVSREELWQRLNGTVQEACSVIEQIPAERLTAIVRPQNYDVTVLEAIYHVVEHFAQHTGQILFSTKAVTGEDLGFYRHLTGTVQPPPPPAGQETP; this comes from the coding sequence ATGCTGCACGTGTCTGCCAGCGACCGGCTCTTCATCGAGTTTTCCGCAAAGAAACTGCGCCAGTTCCTCAGCCGCATCCATGTCTGCCTGGAGAAGTTGACCGACGACCAGATCTGGATCCGGACCGGCGATGCTTCCAATTCCACTGGAAATCTCTGCCTGCACCTGTCCGGGAACGTCCGCCAATGGATCCTGCACGGCATCGACGGCCAGGAGGATCAGCGGCAGCGGGACGCGGAGTTCGTCGCGCGCGGCGGTGTCTCCCGGGAAGAGCTGTGGCAGCGCCTGAACGGCACCGTGCAGGAGGCCTGTTCCGTCATCGAACAGATTCCGGCTGAACGCCTCACCGCCATCGTCCGGCCTCAGAACTACGACGTCACTGTCCTGGAAGCCATCTATCACGTCGTCGAACACTTTGCGCAGCACACTGGCCAAATCCTGTTCTCCACCAAAGCGGTGACGGGAGAGGATCTTGGCTTCTACCGGCACCTCACCGGAACCGTTCAACCACCGCCGCCGCCGGCGGGTCAGGAGACACCATAG
- a CDS encoding DinB family protein, with protein MATVEQAFLVFSTSKLRMLMGQIETCVGKLEESQIWGRTGDNANSAGNLCLHLEGNVRQFIIHSIGGQPDVRVRDAEFGARGGLTKQELLAKLSACVEEACTALEKLAPERLLETVAPMGRAMLTLDAIYQVVQHFALHTGQVIFLTKAFTGEDLNLPRFSTK; from the coding sequence ATGGCAACTGTCGAGCAGGCTTTCCTCGTTTTCTCAACCTCCAAGCTTCGTATGCTGATGGGCCAGATCGAGACTTGCGTGGGCAAGCTGGAGGAGTCCCAGATCTGGGGCCGCACGGGCGACAATGCCAACTCCGCCGGCAATCTCTGCCTCCACCTGGAGGGCAATGTACGGCAGTTCATCATCCATTCCATCGGCGGGCAGCCCGACGTCCGAGTTCGCGACGCCGAGTTCGGTGCACGCGGCGGCCTCACGAAGCAGGAGCTTCTCGCAAAGCTGTCAGCCTGCGTGGAAGAGGCCTGCACTGCGCTCGAGAAACTGGCGCCGGAGCGTCTATTGGAGACGGTCGCCCCGATGGGACGCGCCATGCTCACCCTCGATGCCATCTATCAGGTGGTGCAGCATTTCGCACTCCATACCGGCCAGGTCATCTTCCTCACCAAGGCCTTTACCGGTGAAGACCTGAACTTGCCGCGGTTTTCGACGAAATGA
- a CDS encoding GNAT family N-acetyltransferase — protein sequence MISLREWAPDDQPATRGLLIRAFGRPGEADLVEALRAEGAVILELVAEMGQQVAGHIVYSRLSLDPARESLQMAALAPLAVDPEFQRRGIGGALIHMSLPTLAHAGVDAVVVLGDAAYYSRFGFSPELAATLQSPFPPGDHFMAMELSPGSIEGCRGRVCYARSFGL from the coding sequence ATGATCTCCCTGCGCGAGTGGGCGCCCGATGACCAGCCCGCCACGCGGGGGCTGCTCATTCGCGCATTCGGCCGCCCCGGCGAAGCCGACCTCGTGGAAGCCCTTCGAGCGGAAGGCGCCGTGATTCTCGAACTCGTCGCGGAGATGGGGCAACAGGTGGCGGGCCACATCGTATACAGCAGGCTCTCGCTGGACCCGGCCAGGGAATCGCTGCAAATGGCCGCGCTGGCGCCGCTGGCGGTGGATCCGGAATTCCAGCGCCGCGGCATCGGCGGAGCGCTGATCCACATGAGCCTACCCACGCTCGCGCATGCCGGAGTGGATGCAGTGGTCGTGCTCGGTGATGCCGCCTACTACAGCCGTTTCGGATTCTCGCCTGAACTGGCCGCCACCCTGCAGTCACCATTCCCACCTGGTGACCACTTTATGGCGATGGAGCTTTCCCCCGGCTCCATCGAGGGTTGCCGCGGCAGGGTCTGCTATGCGCGCTCCTTTGGTCTCTGA
- a CDS encoding LSm family protein yields the protein MLPRELERQSALIERVGSLPTGVPVELTTTARHRIQGRLGFATDDTVHINTSNGETVWMFDELRSVRRLDRRRFGVVHRLLALLLATACGLSAANLRSKALDIPNGAKVEIQMKAGEKFTGLLRAVAEEGITVELISSQPGAQRVIAFDEMKSLKYPRGGLHPGIVAALTVGALMAIGGLAGGG from the coding sequence ATGCTGCCAAGGGAGCTCGAACGCCAGTCGGCCCTCATTGAGAGAGTCGGCTCGTTGCCCACCGGGGTGCCGGTGGAACTCACTACAACGGCGCGCCACAGAATCCAGGGCAGGCTTGGATTTGCGACCGACGACACCGTACATATCAACACCAGCAATGGGGAAACTGTCTGGATGTTCGACGAACTGCGGTCCGTGCGCCGATTGGATCGCCGCCGCTTCGGCGTCGTCCACAGGTTACTGGCCCTGTTGCTGGCGACGGCCTGCGGACTGTCTGCCGCGAACCTGCGATCCAAGGCTCTGGACATCCCGAATGGTGCGAAGGTCGAGATCCAAATGAAGGCCGGCGAAAAGTTCACGGGCTTGCTGCGCGCCGTCGCCGAGGAGGGCATCACGGTGGAGCTCATCTCCAGCCAGCCAGGCGCCCAACGCGTGATCGCCTTCGACGAGATGAAGTCACTGAAGTATCCGCGAGGCGGCCTGCATCCGGGCATCGTTGCGGCTCTGACGGTGGGCGCGCTCATGGCAATTGGTGGGTTAGCAGGTGGAGGTTAG
- a CDS encoding sensor histidine kinase: MPRTDSSRTILIDVYRTISVLVYTFGLAAFIGLFALWTRQLRLGRTELRSWLYPAIFISSSAWFGLNILVPSHYFVLLAGACVFPALLGKLFGCRGIPFVALASAIIAALSLLHTVNAITLAHAQRDLSIAYCVVFAWTCATAARAPGSGRTSVVLLVVIMVLIPLAMFTFGDWLSLLMRSLPLPVLMVHSYSRRRFLFLDLFAKWGSNFAVALIALTVWFSLLPAGLDPIYSALLMLPVLWGVFRLCRSLGELLDRRVLGRPYSPAEAQRVFLEKLQGSEDETVLLREAHTLAEHIFHTRASVSADGVISLEDRPDGRPLFSEDLALVKTLSEMLHFLLENRRLEAKRRALLLDASRSELKALRAQINPHFLFNALNTVAGLIPSNPELAEETVEKLAEVFRYTLQRSEAEMEPLSQELDFIRAWLDVQQARFGQRLRVEIEAESDTLAARVPAMTLQPLVENALKHGVAVTSQPCLVTIRACLRGDTLVLTVTDTGPGPKEPATETGHGLKNVRERLSGYYGDRGRLTLSRDHARQVTTATIELPV, translated from the coding sequence TTGCCGCGCACTGATAGCAGTCGTACCATCCTGATTGACGTGTACCGCACGATCTCAGTTCTGGTCTACACCTTCGGGCTGGCTGCCTTCATCGGGCTGTTTGCGCTCTGGACCCGCCAATTGCGCCTGGGCCGCACGGAGCTGCGCAGCTGGCTCTATCCCGCCATCTTCATTTCGTCCTCGGCCTGGTTCGGCCTGAATATCCTTGTGCCGAGCCACTACTTCGTTCTGCTGGCCGGAGCCTGCGTCTTCCCGGCCCTGCTCGGCAAACTCTTCGGCTGCCGCGGCATCCCGTTTGTCGCGCTGGCCAGTGCTATCATCGCCGCCCTTTCGCTGCTCCATACCGTGAACGCGATCACCCTGGCGCACGCCCAGCGCGACCTCAGCATCGCCTACTGCGTGGTCTTCGCCTGGACCTGCGCCACCGCGGCTCGTGCCCCCGGCAGCGGCCGCACCAGCGTAGTTCTGCTCGTCGTCATCATGGTGCTGATCCCGCTCGCCATGTTCACATTCGGCGACTGGCTGAGCCTGCTGATGCGCTCCCTTCCCCTGCCCGTCCTGATGGTGCACAGCTACTCCCGGCGGCGCTTTCTCTTCCTCGACCTCTTCGCCAAATGGGGCTCGAACTTCGCCGTCGCACTCATCGCGCTCACCGTCTGGTTCAGTCTGCTGCCTGCGGGCTTGGATCCCATCTATTCCGCGCTGCTGATGCTGCCCGTCCTGTGGGGCGTCTTCCGCCTCTGCCGATCTCTGGGCGAGCTATTGGATCGCCGCGTCCTGGGCCGTCCCTACTCGCCTGCTGAGGCCCAGCGTGTCTTCCTGGAGAAACTGCAGGGCAGTGAGGACGAAACCGTCTTGCTCCGCGAAGCCCACACGCTGGCCGAGCACATCTTCCACACGCGTGCCTCTGTCAGCGCAGACGGCGTCATTAGCCTGGAAGACCGTCCCGACGGGCGGCCGTTGTTCAGTGAGGATCTGGCGCTGGTGAAGACGCTTTCCGAGATGCTCCACTTCCTGCTGGAGAATCGCCGCCTGGAAGCCAAACGCCGGGCCCTGCTGCTCGATGCCAGCCGCTCGGAACTGAAGGCCCTGCGCGCCCAGATCAACCCGCACTTCCTGTTCAACGCCCTGAACACCGTGGCGGGGCTGATCCCCTCCAACCCCGAGCTCGCCGAAGAGACGGTGGAGAAGCTGGCCGAAGTCTTCCGCTACACCCTGCAGCGATCCGAAGCAGAGATGGAGCCGCTATCGCAGGAACTCGACTTCATCCGCGCCTGGCTGGATGTCCAACAAGCCCGCTTCGGCCAGCGATTGCGGGTGGAGATCGAAGCCGAAAGCGACACCCTGGCCGCTCGCGTGCCCGCAATGACGCTGCAGCCCCTCGTCGAAAATGCCCTCAAGCACGGCGTGGCAGTCACCAGCCAGCCCTGTCTGGTCACGATCCGCGCCTGCCTCCGGGGCGACACCCTGGTCCTCACCGTCACTGACACGGGCCCCGGCCCGAAGGAGCCGGCCACCGAGACCGGACACGGCCTGAAGAATGTCCGCGAACGCCTGTCCGGCTACTACGGCGACCGCGGCCGCCTCACACTCAGCCGCGACCACGCCCGTCAGGTCACGACGGCTACAATCGAGTTGCCTGTATGA
- a CDS encoding LytR/AlgR family response regulator transcription factor, which translates to MTRVLIVDDELPARERLQRLLGGLEGVCVCGEADDGVAAIEQIRVLRPDVVLLDVEMPGCRGTEVAASLPDPRPHIIFCTAYDRYAVEAFELRAIDYLLKPVTRSRLEQALAKTREAAPKLPPPQRFLARSGERYVVIPVADIVAFLSESGLTKLCTRDREYWMDPTLNDLEARLDAAHFFRISRAALVRLDEIKEVAPLPGGSGQVTLKSGRREEVSRRRFRELLDRLAT; encoded by the coding sequence ATGACCAGAGTGCTCATCGTCGATGACGAACTGCCTGCGCGCGAACGGCTCCAGCGGCTGTTAGGCGGCCTGGAAGGAGTCTGCGTCTGCGGCGAGGCCGACGATGGCGTTGCCGCGATTGAACAGATCCGCGTGCTGCGCCCGGACGTCGTCCTGCTCGATGTCGAGATGCCCGGCTGCCGGGGCACCGAGGTCGCCGCGTCGTTGCCGGACCCCCGCCCTCACATCATCTTCTGTACCGCCTACGATCGCTATGCCGTGGAAGCCTTCGAATTGCGCGCCATCGACTACCTGCTCAAACCTGTCACCCGTTCCCGCCTGGAGCAGGCCTTGGCCAAGACCCGCGAGGCCGCACCGAAGCTCCCCCCGCCGCAGCGCTTTCTGGCACGTTCCGGCGAGCGCTACGTCGTCATCCCAGTGGCCGACATCGTCGCGTTTCTCTCAGAGTCCGGCCTGACCAAGCTTTGTACGCGGGACCGCGAGTACTGGATGGACCCCACGCTCAACGACCTCGAAGCCCGGCTCGACGCCGCTCACTTCTTCCGCATCTCGCGCGCGGCATTGGTGCGTCTGGACGAAATCAAGGAAGTGGCGCCGCTGCCCGGAGGATCCGGTCAGGTAACACTGAAGAGCGGCCGCCGGGAAGAAGTGTCGCGCCGCCGCTTCCGCGAGCTCCTCGATCGCCTGGCGACCTAG
- a CDS encoding COX15/CtaA family protein: MNNRVQAFVRLAWAMLGWNVFVVLWGAFVRASGSGAGCGSHWPLCNGEVMPPSPTTSTIIEFTHRLTSGVALIGVAALVAWSRKLFSKGHLARKAAWASLIFIIVEALLGAGLVLLAYVEKNASAGRALYLCAHLTNTLLLLAAIGSCGWFARHDRWVKASVPTLVWTALGVALCASITGVVAALGDTIWPAVSLQEGMRQEFSKEAPLLLQLRLVHPVIASASGVFLILAALLRFRGRMKAWLLGLTMVQLAAGGLNVVLLAPVWMQILHLALAVSVWIVLAFGAMAYGSETEIV, encoded by the coding sequence ATGAACAATCGAGTGCAGGCGTTCGTCCGGCTGGCGTGGGCCATGCTGGGGTGGAATGTGTTTGTGGTGTTGTGGGGCGCCTTCGTGCGGGCCTCTGGATCAGGGGCGGGCTGTGGCAGCCACTGGCCGCTGTGCAACGGCGAGGTGATGCCGCCGTCGCCCACCACGAGCACGATTATCGAATTCACACACCGGCTCACCAGCGGCGTGGCCCTGATCGGTGTGGCCGCGCTGGTGGCATGGAGCCGCAAGCTGTTTTCCAAAGGGCACCTGGCGCGCAAGGCGGCCTGGGCCTCCCTGATCTTCATCATCGTCGAGGCGCTGCTGGGCGCGGGACTGGTGCTACTGGCGTACGTCGAGAAGAATGCGTCGGCCGGACGCGCCCTCTACCTTTGCGCCCACCTGACGAATACGCTGCTGCTACTGGCGGCCATCGGATCGTGTGGATGGTTTGCGCGTCACGACCGCTGGGTGAAGGCCAGTGTCCCCACGCTGGTCTGGACGGCGCTGGGCGTGGCCTTGTGCGCCAGCATCACCGGCGTCGTGGCTGCGCTGGGCGACACGATCTGGCCGGCGGTCTCGCTGCAGGAGGGCATGCGGCAGGAGTTCTCGAAGGAAGCTCCGCTATTGCTGCAACTGAGGCTGGTTCATCCGGTGATTGCTTCCGCATCGGGCGTGTTCCTGATCCTGGCCGCGCTGCTGCGCTTCCGCGGCCGGATGAAGGCCTGGCTGCTTGGATTGACGATGGTGCAACTGGCGGCGGGCGGATTGAACGTCGTGCTGCTGGCTCCGGTCTGGATGCAGATCCTGCACCTGGCGCTGGCGGTGAGCGTGTGGATCGTACTAGCCTTCGGAGCGATGGCATACGGCAGCGAGACGGAGATCGTCTAG
- a CDS encoding class I SAM-dependent methyltransferase translates to MPSTLRDAWTTRVQVEDYEAHMAAIGQAQANAAHMADFLQRVGEPGARLLIAGAGTGQMFDYLPPGVFDGCRAFFTDINPRFLAALRQRSPGALCVADDMESSALKGPFHAAAAVLVLEHIRWRLGLDTLTALNPRYLFLVLQRNPEGMTTAVSPTRVLPASMQNLGGQHPELVDKNEAATHLQRFGYALIEEWPRKVPDSKVMLGLLFERVP, encoded by the coding sequence ATGCCTTCCACTTTACGGGATGCGTGGACCACAAGAGTACAGGTGGAGGACTATGAGGCCCACATGGCCGCCATCGGCCAGGCCCAGGCCAATGCCGCCCACATGGCGGACTTCCTCCAGCGTGTCGGCGAGCCCGGGGCCCGCCTCCTCATCGCCGGAGCCGGCACGGGCCAGATGTTCGACTACCTGCCGCCGGGCGTCTTCGACGGCTGTCGCGCGTTCTTCACGGACATCAACCCGCGCTTCCTCGCCGCCTTGCGCCAGCGTAGCCCAGGTGCGCTCTGTGTCGCTGATGACATGGAGTCCTCCGCGCTGAAGGGCCCGTTCCACGCTGCAGCCGCAGTCTTAGTCCTGGAGCACATCCGGTGGCGGCTGGGCCTCGACACCCTGACCGCCCTGAATCCGCGCTACCTCTTCCTCGTCCTGCAGCGCAACCCCGAAGGCATGACCACAGCTGTCAGCCCCACGCGAGTCCTGCCCGCCAGCATGCAGAACCTCGGCGGCCAGCACCCCGAACTTGTCGACAAAAACGAAGCGGCCACCCATCTCCAGCGCTTTGGCTATGCGCTGATCGAAGAGTGGCCACGAAAGGTACCCGACTCGAAAGTGATGCTGGGGCTCTTGTTCGAGCGCGTGCCTTAG
- a CDS encoding succinate dehydrogenase/fumarate reductase iron-sulfur subunit produces MKIILNIWRQQNATSAGRMVRYEVPNANEHMSFLEMLDVLNEELTRKGEDPVTFEHDCREGICGCCGFMIDGVPHGPQRGTTVCQLHMRHFHDGDELWLEPFRAKAFPVIKDLMVDRSSFDRIIASGGFISVNTGSAPDGNALPVIKKCSDMAMDAAACIGCGACVASCPNASASLFVSAKISHLGQLPQGQVERDRRAMRMVLKMTDEGFGYCTNTGECEAVCPKGITIENIARMHRDYIKASATFREETSGGGAG; encoded by the coding sequence ATGAAGATCATTCTGAACATCTGGCGTCAACAGAACGCCACATCCGCGGGCAGGATGGTGCGCTACGAGGTGCCCAACGCCAACGAGCACATGTCGTTTCTCGAAATGCTCGACGTCCTGAACGAGGAACTGACCCGCAAGGGCGAGGATCCCGTGACGTTCGAGCACGACTGCCGCGAAGGCATCTGCGGCTGCTGCGGATTCATGATTGATGGCGTGCCGCACGGGCCGCAGCGCGGGACGACGGTGTGCCAGTTGCATATGCGCCACTTCCACGATGGCGACGAGTTGTGGCTGGAGCCCTTCCGTGCGAAGGCCTTCCCGGTCATCAAAGACCTGATGGTGGATCGCAGTTCGTTCGACCGCATCATCGCGTCAGGCGGGTTCATTTCGGTGAACACCGGCTCGGCGCCGGACGGCAATGCGCTGCCGGTAATCAAGAAGTGCTCGGATATGGCGATGGACGCGGCAGCGTGTATTGGCTGCGGCGCCTGCGTGGCTTCGTGCCCGAATGCTTCGGCGTCGTTGTTTGTGTCGGCCAAGATCTCGCATCTGGGGCAGTTGCCCCAGGGGCAGGTGGAGCGCGACCGCCGGGCGATGCGCATGGTGCTGAAGATGACGGACGAAGGCTTCGGCTACTGCACGAATACGGGCGAGTGCGAGGCCGTGTGTCCGAAGGGCATCACGATTGAGAACATCGCTCGGATGCACCGGGACTACATCAAGGCATCAGCGACGTTCCGGGAAGAGACCTCGGGCGGCGGCGCGGGCTAA